A genomic window from Pseudanabaenaceae cyanobacterium SKYG29 includes:
- a CDS encoding hybrid sensor histidine kinase/response regulator produces MAINPEIRDQAYQFFCQEATEFLHTIEEGLLTLRNDRSTANVHRIMRAAHSIKGGAASVELEGIKKIAHKLEDVFRALYNWEGEIDRDMEELLLHAFDALRTPLMAQIQTGTYNEADALAHAQPIFETLEALLGESLHQVDKALPTAAELGVDIAAVVFSGDVQQGIEHLESVLQDPQAEVVGEFRAEAEVFAGIGELLNLPGFTAIARAVLAAINQHPQHIREIAPIAIANFRAAQAQVLAGDRQEGGKPSPDLLRWTESPAALQTEKKDRLLPSEELNFDSWLEEDFTLPIEPMEDNLVADLGEWLTEEEESTVLQDLTEITSDIEDWLPEGGEEEEVTIIQVASTSSDAENWLTEEKARTAPIARREPAPQIEPQRAEKTAPDRTPAQMTEVIRVDLQRLERLNNLVGELVTAENGTELQLQQLQSAIKQLQERFTIFERLNRNLQTWLDQSQKIQVRNALRTQDQEFDPLQMDYYSPLYTMIQESIEEIAQMGEKVQDITLVAQEARNIQRKKQQTLRQLRNDLLWARMLPLGDILNRFPRMVRDLSLKYQKAVSCRVVGANTLVDKQMLEKLYDPLVHLVRNAFDHGIENSPAERASLGKAEEGMIEIRAYHQGNQTFIVVQDDGRGIDPQKVVSKAIEKGIITPDQAQSLSQQQIYELLFAPGFSTADKVTDLSGRGMGMDAVLSQVQALKGSITIESEVGKGTVFTLRFPLTLTISKLLIARVQGRPLAVPVDSLVSVISTDRSAIETIWGKEFYRYDRILVPIYPSHFLGSHYPLPAVVSKVQAGLDLPEDTVPLLLIALGNRTIALLAEQIITEQELVIKPFSPLIPHPSYFYGCTILGDGSLVPVLDTAALISQWLETQGSAPAVTPVTVPTVSFAVGESHRAAVPTILVVDDSLTARQTLALTLERAGYEVVQAGDGQEALDKLKKHNIKAVFCDVEMPVMNGFEFLTNCRKEYSADRLPVIMLTSRAGERHRGIAKLLGANHYLTKPFLEGDLLQTLQNCLSQTALVST; encoded by the coding sequence ATGGCTATCAATCCCGAAATTCGCGACCAGGCGTACCAGTTCTTCTGTCAAGAGGCAACAGAGTTTTTACATACGATCGAGGAAGGTTTACTTACCCTCAGAAACGATCGGAGCACTGCCAATGTCCATAGAATCATGCGGGCAGCCCATTCCATCAAGGGGGGAGCAGCTAGTGTCGAACTAGAAGGGATTAAGAAAATTGCTCACAAATTGGAAGATGTCTTTCGTGCTCTTTACAACTGGGAGGGGGAAATCGATCGGGACATGGAAGAACTTCTCCTGCATGCCTTTGATGCCCTGCGTACTCCCTTAATGGCACAAATCCAAACGGGCACATACAATGAAGCCGATGCTCTTGCCCATGCCCAACCCATCTTTGAGACCCTAGAAGCCCTCCTAGGCGAAAGTCTGCATCAGGTAGACAAAGCTCTGCCGACGGCGGCAGAATTGGGAGTAGATATTGCGGCAGTAGTCTTTAGTGGGGATGTGCAACAGGGCATTGAGCACCTAGAGAGTGTGTTGCAAGACCCCCAAGCAGAGGTAGTAGGCGAATTTCGGGCAGAAGCAGAGGTATTTGCTGGCATTGGCGAGTTGTTGAATCTACCAGGGTTTACCGCCATTGCCCGGGCGGTCTTAGCAGCTATCAATCAACATCCCCAGCACATCCGAGAGATTGCCCCCATTGCTATTGCTAATTTCCGTGCTGCCCAAGCCCAAGTTTTAGCAGGAGACCGCCAAGAGGGGGGAAAGCCCAGCCCTGACCTACTGCGATGGACGGAATCACCAGCAGCCCTCCAGACGGAAAAAAAAGACCGCCTCCTGCCCTCGGAAGAATTAAACTTTGACAGTTGGCTAGAAGAAGACTTTACCCTACCGATCGAGCCTATGGAGGACAATCTGGTGGCGGATTTGGGGGAGTGGCTGACAGAAGAAGAAGAATCAACTGTCTTGCAGGATTTGACAGAGATTACTAGCGACATAGAGGACTGGCTACCAGAGGGGGGAGAGGAGGAAGAAGTCACCATCATTCAAGTAGCTTCTACCAGCAGTGATGCAGAGAATTGGCTGACAGAAGAAAAAGCAAGGACAGCGCCTATAGCAAGGCGAGAACCTGCTCCCCAGATAGAACCCCAGAGAGCTGAAAAAACTGCCCCCGATCGTACACCTGCCCAGATGACAGAAGTGATCAGGGTAGATTTGCAGAGGTTAGAGCGGTTGAACAACTTAGTAGGGGAATTAGTGACAGCGGAAAATGGCACAGAACTACAGCTACAACAATTACAGAGTGCCATCAAACAACTCCAAGAACGCTTTACTATTTTTGAACGACTGAATCGCAATCTGCAAACCTGGTTAGACCAAAGTCAGAAAATTCAGGTGAGAAATGCCCTGCGCACTCAGGATCAAGAATTTGACCCCCTGCAAATGGACTACTATAGTCCCCTGTACACCATGATTCAGGAATCTATCGAAGAGATTGCCCAGATGGGGGAAAAGGTACAGGACATTACCCTGGTTGCTCAGGAGGCAAGAAACATTCAACGGAAAAAGCAACAGACCCTACGGCAGTTAAGAAATGACTTACTATGGGCACGCATGTTGCCTCTGGGGGATATATTGAATCGCTTCCCCCGCATGGTAAGGGATTTATCGTTGAAATATCAGAAGGCAGTTAGTTGTCGAGTAGTGGGGGCAAACACCCTAGTGGACAAACAGATGCTCGAAAAACTCTATGACCCCCTGGTACATTTAGTGCGCAATGCTTTTGATCACGGTATTGAAAATTCTCCTGCGGAGAGAGCGTCCCTGGGCAAAGCAGAGGAGGGCATGATTGAAATTCGCGCCTATCACCAGGGTAACCAAACGTTTATTGTAGTACAGGATGACGGCAGAGGAATTGACCCCCAAAAGGTAGTCAGCAAGGCGATTGAAAAGGGAATTATCACCCCTGACCAAGCCCAGAGTTTAAGTCAGCAGCAGATTTATGAATTACTCTTTGCCCCTGGCTTTTCCACAGCGGATAAAGTTACCGACCTGTCGGGGCGAGGGATGGGTATGGATGCTGTCTTGTCCCAAGTGCAGGCCCTCAAAGGTAGTATCACGATCGAGTCGGAGGTAGGGAAAGGAACAGTCTTTACCTTGCGCTTCCCCCTTACCCTGACGATTAGTAAGTTGTTGATTGCGCGGGTACAGGGTCGCCCGTTGGCAGTGCCCGTGGATTCTCTAGTATCTGTCATTTCCACCGACCGATCGGCAATTGAGACAATATGGGGGAAAGAATTCTACCGCTATGACAGAATCTTGGTGCCCATATATCCCAGCCATTTTTTGGGAAGTCATTATCCGCTCCCCGCTGTTGTCAGTAAAGTGCAGGCAGGTTTAGATTTGCCTGAAGACACTGTACCGTTACTGTTGATTGCCCTGGGCAACAGAACGATCGCCTTGCTGGCAGAACAGATCATTACCGAACAGGAACTGGTGATCAAGCCCTTTAGTCCCCTCATTCCCCATCCCAGTTATTTTTATGGTTGTACGATTTTGGGGGATGGTTCACTGGTACCTGTCCTGGATACTGCTGCCCTCATCAGTCAGTGGTTAGAAACCCAGGGCAGTGCTCCCGCGGTTACGCCAGTTACTGTTCCTACTGTGAGCTTTGCGGTTGGCGAGTCTCACCGAGCGGCTGTGCCCACGATTTTAGTGGTTGATGATTCTCTCACTGCCAGACAAACTTTGGCTCTAACCCTAGAACGGGCAGGTTATGAGGTGGTGCAAGCGGGGGATGGACAAGAGGCGCTGGACAAGTTGAAAAAACACAACATCAAAGCTGTCTTTTGCGATGTGGAAATGCCTGTGATGAATGGATTTGAATTTTTAACTAACTGTCGCAAAGAATACAGTGCCGATCGGTTACCTGTAATCATGCTCACCTCCAGGGCGGGGGAACGCCATCGGGGCATTGCCAAGTTACTAGGGGCTAATCACTACCTGACCAAACCATTTTTGGAAGGAGATTTGTTGCAAACTCTACAGAATTGTCTGTCCCAAACTGCCCTAGTCTCTACCTAG
- a CDS encoding DUF427 domain-containing protein, with product MAKAIWNGAVIAESDRCEIVENNYYFPPEAVKKEYLQPSDHHTTCGWKGVASYYNVVVDGKVNPNAAWYYPDPKPAAQNIKGYIAFWKGVQVQP from the coding sequence ATGGCGAAAGCAATTTGGAATGGGGCAGTGATTGCTGAGTCCGATCGGTGTGAGATTGTAGAAAACAACTACTACTTTCCCCCCGAAGCGGTAAAAAAAGAATACTTACAACCATCCGACCATCACACCACCTGTGGCTGGAAGGGAGTAGCTAGTTACTACAACGTAGTTGTGGATGGCAAAGTCAATCCCAACGCTGCCTGGTACTACCCCGACCCCAAACCCGCTGCCCAAAATATCAAAGGCTACATTGCTTTTTGGAAAGGAGTACAAGTTCAACCCTGA
- a CDS encoding WD40 repeat domain-containing protein, which produces MQITDNTVYYLRRSGVPLVPVMVFIFCLCLGMGFATIFGAYHQPRWVGAETLVQVQSLHLKIREVRSFIAHPTSVTSVSFSPDGNSLLTTSSDGQIRWWDNQGNMTRSLRRDDSILWSGSFSPDGSLVVIGKQDGTAEVWNQGGQLVTVLKGHKDWVNQAQFSPQGDRILTASSDGTARLWNLQGQLLMTLTGHQGAVWSASFSPNGRFIATGGSDNTVRLWDGQGRLVNQFRGHTQWVRDVVFSPDGKTIASASNDGTIRLWSLSGKSVVLQGHGNVVRRVRFAPNGRFLASAGQDGTVRIWDNQGNEISKLNAHKDWVIGLSFSPDGRYLASSAADLTVKLWDLGGS; this is translated from the coding sequence ATGCAAATCACAGACAATACGGTTTACTATTTACGTCGCTCTGGCGTTCCCCTGGTGCCTGTTATGGTGTTTATCTTCTGTTTATGTTTGGGGATGGGTTTTGCCACAATCTTTGGTGCCTATCATCAACCGCGCTGGGTGGGAGCAGAAACTTTGGTGCAGGTGCAATCTTTACATCTCAAGATCAGAGAAGTCAGGAGTTTTATCGCCCATCCCACCAGTGTGACTAGTGTTAGCTTCAGTCCCGATGGCAACAGCCTACTAACCACTTCCTCTGATGGACAGATACGGTGGTGGGACAACCAGGGGAACATGACCCGATCGCTACGGAGGGATGACAGTATTTTGTGGTCAGGGAGCTTCAGTCCCGATGGTAGTTTAGTAGTGATTGGCAAGCAGGATGGCACAGCGGAGGTATGGAACCAGGGGGGGCAACTTGTCACTGTCTTGAAGGGGCACAAAGACTGGGTAAACCAGGCTCAGTTCAGTCCCCAGGGCGATCGGATTTTGACGGCTAGTTCTGACGGTACGGCACGGTTATGGAATTTGCAGGGACAGTTGCTTATGACGTTAACGGGGCATCAGGGAGCAGTGTGGAGTGCCAGTTTCAGCCCCAATGGCAGATTTATTGCTACGGGGGGCAGTGACAACACCGTGAGGCTCTGGGATGGGCAGGGGCGATTAGTCAATCAGTTTCGCGGTCACACCCAGTGGGTGAGGGATGTGGTGTTTAGTCCCGATGGCAAAACGATCGCTTCCGCCAGCAATGACGGCACCATTAGGTTGTGGAGTTTAAGTGGCAAGTCCGTAGTTTTACAGGGGCATGGCAACGTAGTACGGCGGGTGCGATTTGCCCCTAATGGGAGGTTTTTAGCTTCAGCGGGGCAGGATGGCACCGTGCGTATCTGGGATAACCAGGGCAATGAAATCAGCAAACTCAACGCCCACAAAGATTGGGTCATTGGTCTCAGTTTTAGTCCCGATGGTCGTTATTTGGCTTCCAGTGCCGCTGACTTGACAGTCAAATTGTGGGACTTGGGGGGTAGCTAA
- a CDS encoding photosystem I assembly protein Ycf4 — MTTEVLRYSILGSRRFSNYFFAVVVAIGGIGFTLGGLSSFFQVDLLPTADLKDLQFIPQGLALSFYGIAGILLDIYLWLVIILDVGGGYNEFDRSKGIVTIHRRGFWGKNRVIHLEYPLQDVLAVRVEIRGGLNPRRELYLKVKGKRDIPLTEVRDPLPLSVLEERAAELAKFLGVPLEGL, encoded by the coding sequence ATGACTACTGAAGTTCTGCGCTATAGTATTCTTGGTTCCCGTCGCTTCAGTAACTACTTTTTCGCTGTGGTGGTAGCGATCGGCGGCATTGGTTTTACCTTGGGAGGACTATCTAGCTTTTTCCAGGTTGACCTGCTTCCCACCGCCGACCTCAAGGATTTGCAATTTATTCCCCAGGGGCTGGCACTTAGTTTCTATGGCATTGCGGGCATTTTGTTAGACATTTACCTCTGGCTGGTGATTATTCTAGACGTAGGGGGTGGTTACAACGAATTCGATCGGAGCAAGGGCATTGTCACCATTCATCGGCGGGGCTTTTGGGGCAAAAATCGCGTAATTCATTTAGAATACCCCTTACAGGATGTGCTGGCTGTGCGGGTAGAAATTAGGGGTGGCTTAAATCCGCGGCGAGAACTGTATTTGAAAGTGAAAGGCAAACGGGACATCCCCCTAACGGAGGTGCGTGACCCCCTCCCTCTATCTGTCTTAGAAGAACGGGCGGCAGAGTTGGCAAAATTCCTGGGTGTTCCCCTAGAGGGTTTGTAA
- a CDS encoding ABC transporter ATP-binding protein produces the protein MTQTVPILKAENLCKRFGGVQAVYEAGIEVPRGSITGLIGPNGAGKTTFFNLLCNFIPPDRGRVYFDGYPIGNKSPHQIAQLGMVRTFQVPRVLARLTVMENMLLGAPNQTGEKFWNVWLRGKKIAQEERQRREEAREFLASVGLEEMKDQYAGSLSGGQRKLLELARTLMTRPKLILLDEPAAGVNPALLESICDYIQTWNRDGISFLIIEHNMDVIMSLCSHIWVLAEGQNLADGTPQEIMHNDRVLEAYLGRD, from the coding sequence ATGACTCAAACAGTACCGATTCTCAAAGCGGAAAATCTCTGCAAACGCTTTGGTGGTGTCCAGGCGGTTTATGAAGCGGGTATCGAGGTACCGCGGGGTAGTATCACGGGCTTGATTGGTCCCAACGGTGCCGGCAAGACGACGTTTTTTAATTTGCTCTGTAATTTTATTCCCCCCGATCGGGGGCGTGTCTATTTTGACGGCTATCCCATCGGGAACAAGTCCCCCCACCAAATCGCCCAGCTGGGCATGGTCCGCACATTCCAAGTACCACGAGTGCTCGCCCGTTTGACGGTCATGGAAAACATGCTACTGGGTGCCCCCAATCAGACAGGGGAGAAGTTCTGGAATGTATGGTTACGGGGTAAAAAAATTGCCCAGGAAGAAAGACAACGGCGGGAAGAAGCCAGGGAGTTTTTAGCTTCCGTTGGTTTAGAGGAGATGAAAGACCAATATGCTGGTAGTCTGTCGGGGGGACAGCGCAAACTCCTGGAATTAGCTAGAACCTTGATGACCAGACCCAAGTTAATCCTCCTAGATGAACCAGCCGCTGGTGTCAATCCCGCTCTGCTAGAAAGTATCTGTGATTACATTCAAACCTGGAATAGAGATGGCATCAGTTTCCTCATTATTGAACATAACATGGATGTGATCATGTCTCTGTGCAGTCACATTTGGGTCTTGGCAGAAGGACAAAACCTTGCCGATGGTACTCCCCAGGAGATTATGCACAACGATCGGGTCCTAGAAGCCTACCTAGGTAGAGACTAG